In Anticarsia gemmatalis isolate Benzon Research Colony breed Stoneville strain chromosome 4, ilAntGemm2 primary, whole genome shotgun sequence, one DNA window encodes the following:
- the Tbc1d8-9 gene encoding TBC1 domain family member 8/9 isoform X2, with product MWVKPQEIFIKTALWDTDENTLYFVQQRRKGHGKSKGLSSLLVGTLDSVRDTKPAPFRILHQTPNSEVYYVIATALTEQEIRQDWQWLFENVSPTLHSFDTEEEVTAFVCCKINSIIATEQENLTEDEDTYKNVDYEFHERFRMPKDEKLVCYYSCSYWKGKMPRQGWMYLSVHYMCFYSYIFGRKTSIKIRWADVTELAKTNSLLFPDSIKVVTRDGEHYFTLFLRKNETFALMQQLANIAMKQLIDDKSGTFNIDKDLLTKLSKNVPKKPSFLKRDLDARKQSNLFTLRFRLPQNEKLDGSEECTLWTPYNKRHNWGRLYLSQNFICFDSRVTNLVRLTIPLRNVHQVERADSGGTGSSSGDSGSILITTAHHTSFLFGSISDRDFLVHKISELLAKLPKEKATKAVAQSDVEGWTPQPPLMTLFKTHQTSPIRQIQQKKEKQWEDHMAEVGRGVSMYQTTEGSELVVNGIPESLRGELWSVFSGSILQKTQNKGLYERHVNEALSSKNQANDEIERDLHRSLPEHRAFQNDVGISALRRVLCAYALKNPTIGYCQAMNIVASVLLIYCPEEQAFWLLATICETLLPDYYNTRVVGALVDQGVLEELTEVHLPELHAKLDELGMMKMISLSWFLTLFISVMPYECAVNVMDCFFYDGAKVIFQVTLTILDINREKLLKCTEDGQAMQVLNDYLGGIYNEEAMALSTEPRTADKTIKIQELIYQSYRTYGTSVTSENIEHLRLKHRLRVVRQLEDSLERNTLRALQHDKLLELSELQELLSAIREELLWAKRVPCERLEAPYEAYRLDYTQFKTLYSALSPWAKGDFAEAITARMFKLMDVDDDGIVSARGLSVALGLCCRADAARRLRALYASHAPPLLPRRDLRPTHFTDTGEELATDAISFFDSIDEEPTTPEPLPGSMQRSISEVCGEGGPMDKSDSDNSQCGSSTYISADSVRACGLAGLSSGGSTPAAPPAAPPLPRDHFLQLLAVLHDLTQHDPVVYEAVVLAGTLLLQLGELNHRPQLDREISQDSLFLAAAAKQPEAQLDPNGNATESEQESAKPSPSKEMEPEGVWSITLEQFLATMLAQPALEAFFNQTVSILPQLEALRQRDRLESVS from the exons ATGTGGGTTAAACCTCaagaaattttcataaaaactgcGTTGTG GGACACCGatgaaaatacattatattttgttcaacaaaGAAGAAAAGGTCACGGAAAATCAAAAGGGCTCTCTTCGCTTCTCGTGGGTACCTTGGATAGCGTTCGAGACACAAAACCTGCGCCCTTTAGGATTTTACACCAGACACCTAATTCTGAAGTGTATTATG TGATAGCAACAGCACTGACAGAACAAGAGATACGTCAGGATTGGCAATGGCTGTTTGAGAATGTTTCTCCAACACTACATTCATTTGATACTGAGGAAGAGGTTACTGCATTTGTCTGCTGCAAAATTAACTCAATTATTGCCACTGAACAAGAAAACTTGACTGAAG ATGAAGACACATACAAAAATGTCGATTACGAATTTCACGAAAGATTTCGGATGCCCAAAGATGAGAAACTCGTGTGTTACTACTCCTGTAG TTACTGGAAAGGTAAAATGCCCCGTCAGGGTTGGATGTATCTCTCAGTACATTACATGTGTTTCTACTCATACATATTCGGACGCAAAACTTCAATCAAGATCCGATGGGCTGACGTCACAGAGCTGGCAAAGACCAACAGTCTTTTGTTCCCGGACTCCATAAAAGTGGTTACGAGGGACGGCGAGCACTACTTCACGTTATTCTTGAGGAAGAATGAAACCTTCGCTCTGATGCAGCAACTGGCGAATATTGCTATGAAACA GTTAATAGACGACAAATCAGGAACATTCAACATTGATAAGGACCTGTTAACAAAACTAAGCAAGAATGTACCAAAGAAACCTTCCTTCCTCAAAAGAGACCTGGATGCGAGGAAACAGTCCAATCTCTTCACGCTTAGGTTCAGATTACCACAGAACGAGAAGTTGGATGGCAGTGAAGAATGCACCTTATGGACACCATACAATAAGAGGCATAACTGGGGAAGATTGTACTTGTCACAGAACTTCATTTGCTTTGATAGTCGG GTGACAAATCTAGTTCGTCTTACGATACCTCTTCGCAACGTGCATCAAGTAGAGCGTGCCGACTCCGGCGGTACGGGCAGTTCGTCCGGCGACTCTGGCAGCATCCTCATCACCACAGCCCATCACACCAGCTTCCTCTTCGGCAGCATATCTGACAGAGACTTCCTAGTCCATAAAATATCGGAACTCCTCGCCAAATTACCAAA GGAGAAGGCAACGAAGGCCGTGGCGCAGTCCGACGTGGAAGGATGGACTCCGCAGCCGCCACTCATGACACTGTTCAAAACACACCAGACTTCACCTATCAGACAGATACAACAGAAAAAA GAAAAGCAATGGGAGGACCACATGGCCGAAGTAGGCCGCGGGGTCAGCATGTATCAAACCACAGAAGGAAGCGAGCTGGTCGTCAACGGCATCCCTGAGTCTCTCCGAGGAGAGCTATGGAGCGTGTTCTCAGGCTCCATACTGCAGAAGACACAGAACAAAGGATTGTACGAACGACATGTGAACGAAGCGTTGTCGTCGAAGAATCAAGCCAATGATGAGATTGAAAGAGATTTGCATAGGTCTCTGCCTGAACATAGAGCGTTTCAGAATGATGTTG GCATCTCTGCGCTCCGTCGCGTCCTCTGCGCGTACGCTTTGAAGAACCCAACCATTGGATACTGTCAAGCAATGAACATTGTCGCTTCGGTACTACTCATATACTGCCCTGAAGAACAAGCCTTCTGGCTGCTAGCAACTATTTGTGAAACTTTACTACctgattattataatactagggTAGTTGGAGCTTTG GTCGATCAAGGTGTCCTTGAAGAATTAACCGAAGTGCACTTGCCGGAGCTGCACGCTAAACTAGACGAGCTGGGCATGATGAAGATGATCTCTCTGTCGTGGTTCCTGACTCTCTTCATCAGCGTGATGCCTTATGAGTGCGCTGTCAATGTTATGGACTGTTTCTTCTATGACGGCGCTAAGGTTATATTCCAG gTGACTCTTACAATCTTGGACATAAACCGTGAGAAGCTGTTAAAATGTACGGAAGACGGTCAGGCCATGCAAGTCCTCAACGATTACCTCGGAGGTATCTACAATGAAGAAGCTATGGCGTTATCTACTGAACCTAGGACCGCTGACAAG ACGATAAAAATCCAAGAGTTGATCTACCAATCGTACCGCACGTACGGCACGAGCGTGACAAGCGAGAACATTGAACACTTGCGCCTGAAGCACCGCCTGAGGGTCGTGAGGCAGCTGGAGGACAGCCTCGAGAGGAACACGCTGCGGGCGCTGCAACATGACAAGCTGCTTGAACTTAGTGAACTGCAG GAGTTACTAAGTGCTATCCGAGAAGAGTTGTTATGGGCAAAACGCGTGCCTTGCGAGCGATTGGAAGCTCCATACGAAGCATACAGACTGGACTATACGCAGTTCAAGACTCTGTACAGTGCTCTTTCACCTTGGGCTAAAGGAGATTTCGCTGAGGCCATCACTGCTAGAATGTTCAAA TTAATGGACGTAGACGACGACGGTATAGTGAGTGCTCGCGGTCTATCCGTAGCCCTCGGGCTATGTTGTCGCGCGGACGCGGCGAGGCGGCTACGAGCACTCTACGCCAGTCACGCGCCGCCCTTGTTACCTCGTCGAGATCTACGACCCACACACTTTACTGACACCGGGGAGGAGCTGGCTACTGATGCTATTTCGTTCTTTGACAG cATAGATGAAGAGCCTACGACACCAGAGCCCTTGCCAGGATCTATGCAGAGGTCAATAAGCGAAGTGTGCGGTGAAGGCGGCCCTATGGATAAGAGTGATTCTGATAACAGCCAATGTG GTAGCAGCACATACATAAGTGCAGACAGCGTGCGAGCCTGTGGTCTCGCCGGTCTGTCTTCGGGCGGCAGCACTCCGGCAGCCCCACCCGCGGCCCCGCCTCTACCTCGCGACCACTTCCTACAACTACTAGCTGTGTTACACGACCTCACTCAACATGATCCTGTGGTTTATGAAGCTGTCGTTTTAGCTG GTACACTCTTGCTGCAACTGGGTGAACTAAACCATCGCCCACAGTTAGATCGTGAGATCTCGCAAGACAGTTTGTTCTTAGCCGCGGCTGCAAAGCAACCCGAGGCACAG TTGGACCCCAACGGTAACGCAACGGAATCAGAACAAGAAAGCGCAAAGCCTTCTCCATCAAAAGAAATGGAGCCTGAAGGTGTATGGTCTATCACTCTGGAACAATTCCTCGCTACAATGCTAGCTCAGCCTGCCTTAGAAGCGTTCTTCAACCAAACTGTGTCCATCCTGCCTCAACTCGAGGCCTTGAGGCAGAGGGACAGGCTCGAGTCGGTCTCATAG
- the Tbc1d8-9 gene encoding TBC1 domain family member 8/9 isoform X1: MWVKPQEIFIKTALWDTDENTLYFVQQRRKGHGKSKGLSSLLVGTLDSVRDTKPAPFRILHQTPNSEVYYVIATALTEQEIRQDWQWLFENVSPTLHSFDTEEEVTAFVCCKINSIIATEQENLTEDEDTYKNVDYEFHERFRMPKDEKLVCYYSCSYWKGKMPRQGWMYLSVHYMCFYSYIFGRKTSIKIRWADVTELAKTNSLLFPDSIKVVTRDGEHYFTLFLRKNETFALMQQLANIAMKQLIDDKSGTFNIDKDLLTKLSKNVPKKPSFLKRDLDARKQSNLFTLRFRLPQNEKLDGSEECTLWTPYNKRHNWGRLYLSQNFICFDSRVTNLVRLTIPLRNVHQVERADSGGTGSSSGDSGSILITTAHHTSFLFGSISDRDFLVHKISELLAKLPNDVYREKATKAVAQSDVEGWTPQPPLMTLFKTHQTSPIRQIQQKKEKQWEDHMAEVGRGVSMYQTTEGSELVVNGIPESLRGELWSVFSGSILQKTQNKGLYERHVNEALSSKNQANDEIERDLHRSLPEHRAFQNDVGISALRRVLCAYALKNPTIGYCQAMNIVASVLLIYCPEEQAFWLLATICETLLPDYYNTRVVGALVDQGVLEELTEVHLPELHAKLDELGMMKMISLSWFLTLFISVMPYECAVNVMDCFFYDGAKVIFQVTLTILDINREKLLKCTEDGQAMQVLNDYLGGIYNEEAMALSTEPRTADKTIKIQELIYQSYRTYGTSVTSENIEHLRLKHRLRVVRQLEDSLERNTLRALQHDKLLELSELQELLSAIREELLWAKRVPCERLEAPYEAYRLDYTQFKTLYSALSPWAKGDFAEAITARMFKLMDVDDDGIVSARGLSVALGLCCRADAARRLRALYASHAPPLLPRRDLRPTHFTDTGEELATDAISFFDSIDEEPTTPEPLPGSMQRSISEVCGEGGPMDKSDSDNSQCGSSTYISADSVRACGLAGLSSGGSTPAAPPAAPPLPRDHFLQLLAVLHDLTQHDPVVYEAVVLAGTLLLQLGELNHRPQLDREISQDSLFLAAAAKQPEAQLDPNGNATESEQESAKPSPSKEMEPEGVWSITLEQFLATMLAQPALEAFFNQTVSILPQLEALRQRDRLESVS; the protein is encoded by the exons ATGTGGGTTAAACCTCaagaaattttcataaaaactgcGTTGTG GGACACCGatgaaaatacattatattttgttcaacaaaGAAGAAAAGGTCACGGAAAATCAAAAGGGCTCTCTTCGCTTCTCGTGGGTACCTTGGATAGCGTTCGAGACACAAAACCTGCGCCCTTTAGGATTTTACACCAGACACCTAATTCTGAAGTGTATTATG TGATAGCAACAGCACTGACAGAACAAGAGATACGTCAGGATTGGCAATGGCTGTTTGAGAATGTTTCTCCAACACTACATTCATTTGATACTGAGGAAGAGGTTACTGCATTTGTCTGCTGCAAAATTAACTCAATTATTGCCACTGAACAAGAAAACTTGACTGAAG ATGAAGACACATACAAAAATGTCGATTACGAATTTCACGAAAGATTTCGGATGCCCAAAGATGAGAAACTCGTGTGTTACTACTCCTGTAG TTACTGGAAAGGTAAAATGCCCCGTCAGGGTTGGATGTATCTCTCAGTACATTACATGTGTTTCTACTCATACATATTCGGACGCAAAACTTCAATCAAGATCCGATGGGCTGACGTCACAGAGCTGGCAAAGACCAACAGTCTTTTGTTCCCGGACTCCATAAAAGTGGTTACGAGGGACGGCGAGCACTACTTCACGTTATTCTTGAGGAAGAATGAAACCTTCGCTCTGATGCAGCAACTGGCGAATATTGCTATGAAACA GTTAATAGACGACAAATCAGGAACATTCAACATTGATAAGGACCTGTTAACAAAACTAAGCAAGAATGTACCAAAGAAACCTTCCTTCCTCAAAAGAGACCTGGATGCGAGGAAACAGTCCAATCTCTTCACGCTTAGGTTCAGATTACCACAGAACGAGAAGTTGGATGGCAGTGAAGAATGCACCTTATGGACACCATACAATAAGAGGCATAACTGGGGAAGATTGTACTTGTCACAGAACTTCATTTGCTTTGATAGTCGG GTGACAAATCTAGTTCGTCTTACGATACCTCTTCGCAACGTGCATCAAGTAGAGCGTGCCGACTCCGGCGGTACGGGCAGTTCGTCCGGCGACTCTGGCAGCATCCTCATCACCACAGCCCATCACACCAGCTTCCTCTTCGGCAGCATATCTGACAGAGACTTCCTAGTCCATAAAATATCGGAACTCCTCGCCAAATTACCAAA TGATGTGTACAGGGAGAAGGCAACGAAGGCCGTGGCGCAGTCCGACGTGGAAGGATGGACTCCGCAGCCGCCACTCATGACACTGTTCAAAACACACCAGACTTCACCTATCAGACAGATACAACAGAAAAAA GAAAAGCAATGGGAGGACCACATGGCCGAAGTAGGCCGCGGGGTCAGCATGTATCAAACCACAGAAGGAAGCGAGCTGGTCGTCAACGGCATCCCTGAGTCTCTCCGAGGAGAGCTATGGAGCGTGTTCTCAGGCTCCATACTGCAGAAGACACAGAACAAAGGATTGTACGAACGACATGTGAACGAAGCGTTGTCGTCGAAGAATCAAGCCAATGATGAGATTGAAAGAGATTTGCATAGGTCTCTGCCTGAACATAGAGCGTTTCAGAATGATGTTG GCATCTCTGCGCTCCGTCGCGTCCTCTGCGCGTACGCTTTGAAGAACCCAACCATTGGATACTGTCAAGCAATGAACATTGTCGCTTCGGTACTACTCATATACTGCCCTGAAGAACAAGCCTTCTGGCTGCTAGCAACTATTTGTGAAACTTTACTACctgattattataatactagggTAGTTGGAGCTTTG GTCGATCAAGGTGTCCTTGAAGAATTAACCGAAGTGCACTTGCCGGAGCTGCACGCTAAACTAGACGAGCTGGGCATGATGAAGATGATCTCTCTGTCGTGGTTCCTGACTCTCTTCATCAGCGTGATGCCTTATGAGTGCGCTGTCAATGTTATGGACTGTTTCTTCTATGACGGCGCTAAGGTTATATTCCAG gTGACTCTTACAATCTTGGACATAAACCGTGAGAAGCTGTTAAAATGTACGGAAGACGGTCAGGCCATGCAAGTCCTCAACGATTACCTCGGAGGTATCTACAATGAAGAAGCTATGGCGTTATCTACTGAACCTAGGACCGCTGACAAG ACGATAAAAATCCAAGAGTTGATCTACCAATCGTACCGCACGTACGGCACGAGCGTGACAAGCGAGAACATTGAACACTTGCGCCTGAAGCACCGCCTGAGGGTCGTGAGGCAGCTGGAGGACAGCCTCGAGAGGAACACGCTGCGGGCGCTGCAACATGACAAGCTGCTTGAACTTAGTGAACTGCAG GAGTTACTAAGTGCTATCCGAGAAGAGTTGTTATGGGCAAAACGCGTGCCTTGCGAGCGATTGGAAGCTCCATACGAAGCATACAGACTGGACTATACGCAGTTCAAGACTCTGTACAGTGCTCTTTCACCTTGGGCTAAAGGAGATTTCGCTGAGGCCATCACTGCTAGAATGTTCAAA TTAATGGACGTAGACGACGACGGTATAGTGAGTGCTCGCGGTCTATCCGTAGCCCTCGGGCTATGTTGTCGCGCGGACGCGGCGAGGCGGCTACGAGCACTCTACGCCAGTCACGCGCCGCCCTTGTTACCTCGTCGAGATCTACGACCCACACACTTTACTGACACCGGGGAGGAGCTGGCTACTGATGCTATTTCGTTCTTTGACAG cATAGATGAAGAGCCTACGACACCAGAGCCCTTGCCAGGATCTATGCAGAGGTCAATAAGCGAAGTGTGCGGTGAAGGCGGCCCTATGGATAAGAGTGATTCTGATAACAGCCAATGTG GTAGCAGCACATACATAAGTGCAGACAGCGTGCGAGCCTGTGGTCTCGCCGGTCTGTCTTCGGGCGGCAGCACTCCGGCAGCCCCACCCGCGGCCCCGCCTCTACCTCGCGACCACTTCCTACAACTACTAGCTGTGTTACACGACCTCACTCAACATGATCCTGTGGTTTATGAAGCTGTCGTTTTAGCTG GTACACTCTTGCTGCAACTGGGTGAACTAAACCATCGCCCACAGTTAGATCGTGAGATCTCGCAAGACAGTTTGTTCTTAGCCGCGGCTGCAAAGCAACCCGAGGCACAG TTGGACCCCAACGGTAACGCAACGGAATCAGAACAAGAAAGCGCAAAGCCTTCTCCATCAAAAGAAATGGAGCCTGAAGGTGTATGGTCTATCACTCTGGAACAATTCCTCGCTACAATGCTAGCTCAGCCTGCCTTAGAAGCGTTCTTCAACCAAACTGTGTCCATCCTGCCTCAACTCGAGGCCTTGAGGCAGAGGGACAGGCTCGAGTCGGTCTCATAG
- the rogdi gene encoding rogdi atypical leucine zipper, protein MCDNEKEEAANLKEEFEWVLREEVHAILHQLHSVLVECAHRFPVPLYGNEGQKQDKFILTSQPEQLKCIVTLTGDSITHADISFKVLRQMHTICRTSINQEGPWKLQQIQDAANHLQQAIGYIDNVDKHYVFRSSEEVLHIIQCLIGSLQRARTALVLPKKKAIDELMKSRNMKALSPNLPEDLAISFYIQSHKLIFVAYQLSSVHGTMRIDSCQADCAVPWLSDVLFMLTAALHMCQQLKDKLCVFSQYKDFTVGSRSASMVFN, encoded by the exons ATGTGTGATAACGAAAAAGAAGAGGCAGCAAATTTG AAAGAGGAATTCGAATGGGTTCTTCGTGAAGAAGTACATGCTATATTACATCAGCTACATTCTGTATTAGtc GAGTGCGCTCACAGATTTCCCGTGCCCTTGTACGGTAACGAGGGCCAAAAacaagataaatttattttgacatcTCAGCCTGAACAGCTAAAATGTATTGTAACACTCACTGGAGACAGTATAACTCACGCA GATATAAGTTTCAAGGTGCTACGGCAAATGCACACTATATGCCGTACATCCATCAATCAGGAAGGTCCGTGGAAACTGCAGCAGATACAAGATGCAGCAAATCATTTGCAGCAAGCTATTGGTTACATTGACAATGTGGATAAACATTATGTATTtag gtcaTCCGAAGAAGTATTGCACATAATCCAGTGTCTGATCGGTTCTCTACAGAGAGCACGTACCGCCTTAGTATTGCCTAAGAAAAAAGCAATTGATGAGCTTATGAAGAGTAGAAATATG AAAGCCCTATCGCCAAATCTACCTGAAGACTTAGCAATATCATTCTACATACAGTCGCACAAGCTCATATTTGTCGCGTATCAACTCAGTTCAGTGCACGGCACGATGCGCATCGACTCGTGCCAGGCCGACTGCGCGGTACCATGGCTCAGCGATGTCTTATTCATGTTGACGGCTGCACTCCATATGTGTCAACAACTTAAAGATAAG TTGTGTGTGTTCTCCCAATACAAAGATTTCACAGTGGGATCAAGATCTGCCTCAATGGtgtttaactaa